One part of the Microvirga sp. TS319 genome encodes these proteins:
- a CDS encoding antibiotic biosynthesis monooxygenase, protein MIAVIFEVRPAEGETQHYLDLAAALRDDLVSIDGFISIERFQSLTEPGKILSLSFWRDEEAVRQWRNRPGHRATQAKGRNGVFADYRLRVASVIRDYGLHDRDQAPADSRRVHEERHAVKGC, encoded by the coding sequence ATGATCGCGGTGATCTTCGAAGTGCGCCCGGCCGAGGGCGAGACGCAGCACTACCTCGATCTGGCGGCCGCCCTCCGCGATGATCTTGTCTCGATCGACGGCTTCATCTCCATCGAGCGCTTCCAGAGCCTAACGGAGCCGGGAAAGATCCTCTCGCTCTCGTTCTGGCGCGATGAGGAGGCCGTGCGGCAGTGGCGCAACCGTCCCGGGCACCGCGCGACCCAGGCCAAGGGACGCAACGGCGTCTTCGCTGATTATCGCCTGCGGGTTGCCAGCGTCATCCGGGACTACGGCCTGCATGACCGGGATCAGGCCCCAGCCGATAGCCGCCGTGTTCATGAGGAGCGCCATGCTGTCAAAGGCTGCTGA
- a CDS encoding TetR/AcrR family transcriptional regulator, giving the protein MAKRHAFKKTPARSESDRQAKLQAILDAALDVFLENGFAEARLDDVAARAGVAKGTIYLYVPSKQALFEALAQSGIGGAIGTLEQKVLALDIPAEEQFKALFAFLRQEVLGTRRADIVRLLLREASRFPELAEIYHREVISRGLGLLRTIAERGIARGEFRSDELVRFPQLAIAPGLVALLWTSLFQRLEPIDVGAMLEAHLALMMKALKGPSS; this is encoded by the coding sequence GTGGCAAAGCGACATGCCTTTAAGAAAACCCCTGCCCGAAGCGAGAGCGATCGCCAAGCCAAGCTTCAGGCGATCCTCGACGCCGCGCTCGACGTCTTTCTGGAAAATGGTTTCGCAGAAGCCCGCCTCGACGACGTAGCCGCCCGGGCCGGCGTCGCCAAGGGTACGATTTACCTCTACGTGCCGTCCAAGCAGGCCCTGTTCGAGGCACTGGCACAATCCGGAATCGGCGGGGCGATCGGAACGCTCGAGCAAAAGGTACTTGCCCTCGACATTCCAGCCGAGGAGCAGTTCAAGGCCCTCTTTGCTTTCCTGCGCCAAGAGGTGCTTGGCACCCGCCGGGCCGATATCGTGCGCCTGCTGCTGCGGGAAGCGTCCCGCTTCCCCGAACTCGCGGAAATCTATCATCGCGAGGTCATCAGCCGCGGTCTGGGCCTCCTGCGCACCATTGCCGAGCGCGGCATCGCCCGCGGCGAGTTCCGCTCGGACGAGCTCGTGCGGTTTCCCCAGCTTGCCATTGCGCCGGGGCTGGTGGCGCTTCTCTGGACGAGTTTGTTCCAGCGCCTCGAGCCAATCGACGTCGGCGCGATGCTGGAGGCGCACCTCGCCCTGATGATGAAGGCGCTGAAAGGCCCCTCGTCATGA
- a CDS encoding HlyD family secretion protein, whose protein sequence is MKRRLAIAALVVLLLAGGASAWFLLRPWGGDVGFQGYVEGYLIFMAPEDGGRIGRLAVDSADRVTQGQLLFELESSMQIAQRNEADARLHQARAQLTDLQAALQRPEQIAILRAQEERAKAQLSLSQAELDRQRTLFERGIAAKAQFDQARTAFERDRAAVEEAQRQIEAGQITGRTAEIRAAEASVQAAEAALRQAETRLARRQVFAPAAAQVQDVYFRAGETVSASQPVLALLPPENRRIRFYVPEPRLSTLVLGTLVGVSCDSCPPGLQARISFIAREAEFTPPVIFSEEERAKLVFRVEARPVDSAELPIGLPVTVTPIETEAGS, encoded by the coding sequence ATGAAACGCAGGCTGGCCATCGCTGCTCTTGTGGTCCTGCTCTTGGCGGGCGGAGCCAGCGCTTGGTTCCTGCTGCGCCCATGGGGAGGCGACGTCGGCTTTCAGGGCTACGTCGAAGGCTATTTGATCTTCATGGCGCCGGAAGACGGCGGGCGCATCGGACGCCTTGCAGTCGATTCCGCCGACCGGGTCACGCAAGGCCAACTGCTGTTCGAGCTCGAATCCTCCATGCAGATTGCTCAGCGTAATGAAGCCGACGCGCGGCTGCATCAGGCCAGGGCCCAGCTGACCGATCTCCAGGCTGCTCTGCAGCGCCCGGAGCAGATCGCAATCCTGAGGGCCCAGGAGGAGCGGGCAAAGGCGCAGCTCAGTCTCTCACAAGCCGAGCTCGACCGGCAACGCACTCTCTTCGAGCGCGGCATTGCCGCTAAGGCCCAGTTCGATCAGGCCCGCACGGCCTTCGAGCGCGACCGGGCCGCTGTGGAAGAGGCACAGCGCCAGATCGAAGCCGGACAGATCACTGGTCGTACCGCCGAGATCAGGGCTGCTGAAGCCTCCGTACAGGCCGCCGAGGCGGCTCTCCGCCAAGCCGAGACACGCCTCGCCCGCCGCCAGGTGTTCGCGCCCGCGGCAGCCCAGGTCCAGGACGTCTATTTCCGCGCTGGTGAGACGGTGAGTGCCAGCCAGCCGGTCCTCGCGCTGCTGCCGCCGGAGAACCGGCGCATCCGCTTCTACGTTCCGGAGCCGCGCCTCTCTACCCTTGTGCTGGGCACCCTCGTCGGTGTCTCCTGCGACAGTTGCCCGCCGGGCCTCCAGGCCCGCATCAGCTTCATCGCCCGCGAGGCCGAGTTCACCCCGCCTGTCATCTTCAGCGAGGAAGAGCGCGCCAAGCTTGTCTTCCGGGTTGAAGCGCGCCCCGTCGACAGCGCTGAATTGCCGATCGGCCTGCCTGTGACTGTCACACCCATCGAGACGGAGGCTGGATCATGA
- a CDS encoding ABC transporter ATP-binding protein: protein MSADPAALPARTSEVVIDVHGLTKSFGGRTVVRNLSMQVHRGLIYGFLGPNGSGKTTTLRMLCGLLTPDDGRGTCLGYDIRTQSAEIKRHVGYMTQRFSLYADLSIRENLEFVARVYNIADPHAAARNAIRRLGLENRAEQLAGELSGGWKQRLALGACILPGPQLLLLDEPTAGVDPKARRDFWDEIHVLAHEGITVLVSTHYMDEAERCHEIAYIAYGDLLTQGSVDEVIANAHLTTYNVTGPELADLAEHLKSLPGVDMVAPFGTALHVSGRDAKRLDAATQGLRKSGPQVWTPGHASLEDVFIDLMSRTKDNFA from the coding sequence ATGAGCGCTGACCCGGCCGCCCTGCCCGCGCGCACCTCCGAGGTCGTCATCGACGTGCATGGGCTCACTAAGTCCTTCGGTGGCCGGACGGTGGTGCGAAATCTATCCATGCAGGTCCATCGCGGGCTGATCTACGGCTTCCTTGGCCCCAATGGCAGCGGCAAGACCACTACGCTGCGCATGCTCTGCGGACTGCTGACGCCGGACGACGGGCGCGGCACCTGCCTGGGCTATGACATCCGCACGCAGTCGGCCGAGATCAAACGCCACGTTGGTTACATGACTCAGCGTTTCTCCCTCTATGCGGATCTCTCGATCCGCGAAAACCTCGAATTCGTTGCCCGCGTCTATAACATCGCCGATCCGCACGCGGCGGCCCGCAACGCGATCCGGCGGCTCGGTCTAGAGAACCGCGCCGAGCAGCTCGCAGGTGAATTGTCGGGAGGCTGGAAGCAACGCTTGGCGCTCGGCGCCTGCATCTTGCCGGGCCCACAACTCCTGTTACTCGATGAGCCGACCGCCGGGGTCGACCCGAAGGCACGCCGAGATTTCTGGGATGAGATCCATGTGCTGGCCCATGAGGGTATCACAGTGCTGGTCTCAACCCACTACATGGACGAAGCCGAGCGCTGCCACGAGATTGCCTACATCGCCTACGGGGACCTGCTTACGCAGGGCTCGGTCGATGAGGTGATCGCGAACGCGCACCTGACCACCTATAATGTCACGGGTCCAGAGCTTGCGGATCTGGCAGAGCACCTGAAATCTCTCCCCGGCGTCGACATGGTCGCGCCCTTTGGCACGGCGCTGCACGTGAGCGGACGCGACGCGAAACGGCTGGACGCGGCGACGCAGGGCCTGCGCAAGAGCGGACCTCAGGTCTGGACCCCAGGCCATGCGAGTCTCGAGGATGTGTTCATCGACCTGATGAGCCGCACGAAAGACAACTTCGCATGA
- a CDS encoding ABC transporter permease: protein MSAGPVITRRTQGLRASMERIYAAFVKELLQLRRDRITFATMIFIPLFQLFLFGYAINTDPKHLPTAVLIQDESSFARSFLAAMQVSEYFDIRASATSEEELDHLILSGRVQFGVQIPAHFGRDLIRGERPAVLVIADASDPVAAGGAVSALQGLSSSVFSRELTGPVANLAPKPLPYELRIHRRYNPAGETRLNIVPGLMGTILTLTMLIYTALSVTREVERGTMESLLAMPIRPVEIMLGKIGPYLAIGGLQAGLILGAAKLLFGVPIIGSLTVLVALTLLFILANLSVGYTFSTIAASQLQAMQMSFFFFLPNILLSGFMFPFRGMPGWAQMIGEVLPLTHYLRIVRGIMLKGAGFMDLQVDVLALAAFTLAAMIIAVLRFRQTLD from the coding sequence ATGAGCGCCGGACCGGTCATCACGCGGCGCACGCAGGGCCTTCGGGCTTCTATGGAGCGTATCTACGCCGCCTTCGTCAAGGAGCTGCTGCAGCTTCGTCGCGACCGCATCACGTTCGCGACGATGATCTTCATCCCGCTCTTCCAACTGTTCCTGTTCGGCTACGCCATCAACACCGATCCCAAACACCTGCCGACCGCAGTGCTGATCCAGGACGAGAGCTCGTTTGCACGCTCCTTCCTCGCGGCCATGCAGGTGAGCGAATATTTCGACATCCGGGCGAGCGCTACGAGCGAGGAGGAGCTCGATCATCTCATCCTGTCGGGCCGGGTCCAGTTCGGTGTGCAGATCCCGGCCCATTTCGGCCGCGACCTGATCCGCGGCGAACGCCCCGCCGTGCTGGTGATCGCGGATGCGAGCGATCCCGTGGCGGCTGGAGGCGCGGTGTCGGCCCTACAGGGTCTATCATCGAGTGTCTTCTCTCGCGAGCTTACCGGGCCGGTGGCCAATCTCGCGCCGAAGCCCCTGCCTTACGAATTGCGCATTCACCGCCGCTACAACCCGGCTGGCGAGACACGCCTCAACATAGTACCCGGCCTCATGGGCACAATCCTGACGTTAACTATGCTGATCTACACGGCACTCTCGGTCACGCGGGAGGTAGAACGCGGCACCATGGAGAGCCTGCTTGCCATGCCGATCCGCCCCGTCGAGATCATGCTGGGCAAGATCGGCCCCTATCTGGCAATCGGCGGTCTGCAGGCGGGATTGATCCTCGGGGCCGCCAAGCTCCTCTTCGGCGTGCCCATTATCGGCAGCCTCACGGTTCTCGTGGCGCTGACGCTGCTGTTCATCCTGGCCAACCTGTCGGTGGGCTACACCTTCTCGACCATTGCCGCAAGTCAGCTTCAGGCGATGCAGATGTCGTTCTTCTTCTTCCTTCCGAACATCCTGCTCTCGGGCTTCATGTTCCCGTTCCGCGGCATGCCGGGCTGGGCGCAGATGATTGGGGAGGTGCTGCCCTTGACCCACTATTTACGTATCGTGCGCGGTATCATGCTGAAAGGGGCGGGCTTTATGGATCTTCAGGTCGACGTGCTGGCGCTCGCCGCCTTCACATTGGCGGCGATGATCATTGCCGTCCTGCGGTTTCGTCAGACGCTCGATTGA
- a CDS encoding IS6 family transposase (programmed frameshift): MFKGRHFDRSVILLCVRWYLAYSLSLRDLEEMMAERGISIDHATVGRWVVRHSPELLERFNRRKRAVTGKWHIDETYIKVRGWWRYLYRAIDGNCDTVEFWFSERRNLTAAKHFLRKALKRHGRPGQIVIDGSQTNQEAILSCDTTDRLQDRSRRGLKPIRTRQSRYLNNRVEQDHCAIKRRVRPMLGFKSMASARANLGGIEMVHMMRKGQAKYTCSPQPSLAEQFDLLAA, encoded by the exons GTGTTCAAGGGCAGACATTTTGATCGCTCAGTCATCCTGCTCTGTGTCCGGTGGTACTTGGCTTACAGTCTGAGCCTGCGCGATCTCGAGGAGATGATGGCCGAGCGGGGCATCTCCATCGATCACGCCACGGTCGGCCGTTGGGTGGTCCGTCACTCACCCGAGCTTCTCGAGCGGTTCAACCGCCGCAAGCGAGCGGTCACCGGCAAGTGGCACATCGACGAAACATACATCAAGGTCCGAGGCTGGTGGCGCTATCTTTACCGCGCGATCGATG GCAATTGCGACACGGTCGAGTTCTGGTTCAGCGAGCGCCGAAATCTCACCGCGGCCAAGCATTTCCTGCGCAAGGCGCTCAAGCGCCACGGCCGGCCCGGGCAGATCGTGATCGATGGCAGCCAAACGAACCAGGAGGCGATCCTATCTTGCGATACCACTGACCGGCTCCAGGATCGGTCACGGCGCGGACTGAAGCCAATCCGAACCCGACAGAGTCGCTACCTCAACAATCGTGTCGAACAGGATCATTGCGCTATTAAGCGGCGGGTTCGACCGATGCTCGGATTCAAATCGATGGCATCCGCTCGGGCGAACTTGGGTGGCATCGAGATGGTACACATGATGCGGAAAGGACAGGCGAAGTATACCTGCAGTCCGCAGCCTTCACTGGCAGAGCAGTTCGATTTGCTTGCCGCCTGA
- a CDS encoding aspartate/glutamate racemase family protein yields MHIRLINPNSTASMTAQALESALRVKHENTQVSAVNPISAPASIEGEADEAMAVPGLLAEIRKGESQGVDAYVIACFDDPGLHAAREVAQGPVIGICQAAVQTAMMISRRFSVVTTLPRSVSIIEDLISEYGADRHCRNVRAINLPVLGLEENPAEAEQRLLGEIEVAKREDRAEAIILGCAGMSSLCDRLRVATGVPVIDGVTVAIKFAEALLGTGYSTSKVNTYGYPREKASGCRIRA; encoded by the coding sequence ATGCATATTCGCCTCATCAATCCCAACTCGACTGCCTCGATGACTGCTCAGGCTCTTGAAAGCGCGTTGCGCGTTAAGCACGAGAATACTCAGGTATCTGCCGTCAATCCTATCAGTGCTCCGGCGAGTATTGAGGGTGAGGCGGATGAAGCCATGGCGGTGCCCGGATTGCTTGCCGAAATTCGAAAGGGTGAGTCACAAGGCGTTGACGCCTATGTAATCGCTTGCTTTGACGATCCAGGTCTTCACGCCGCACGTGAGGTGGCTCAGGGCCCTGTCATTGGTATCTGCCAAGCGGCGGTACAGACCGCTATGATGATCAGCCGCCGTTTCTCCGTCGTTACCACTTTGCCCCGCTCGGTTTCGATTATTGAAGATCTGATAAGCGAATACGGTGCGGATCGCCATTGTCGTAACGTAAGAGCGATCAATCTACCGGTGCTAGGGCTTGAAGAGAACCCGGCAGAAGCGGAGCAACGGCTGCTCGGAGAAATTGAGGTCGCCAAGCGAGAGGACCGCGCCGAGGCCATCATTCTCGGTTGCGCGGGCATGTCCTCGCTCTGTGACCGCCTCAGGGTAGCAACCGGGGTACCTGTCATTGATGGCGTGACCGTTGCAATCAAATTCGCGGAAGCACTACTTGGGACTGGTTATTCGACATCAAAGGTCAATACTTACGGTTACCCTCGAGAAAAGGCGTCTGGCTGCCGCATTCGTGCGTAG
- a CDS encoding flavin reductase family protein has product MEFDFEELEPQGRYRLLTNFIGPRPIALVTTRSPGGHNNAAPMSFFNVFSHDPAIVVLGIQPRPTGEEKDTMVNIRQAQVFAINMVDLALSRQMLICGLGFDSEVDELSIAGLNAVQCRKIDASYAEEAPCVFECRVERLIDYPRRTLVLGEVVHMHVRRDCLDADGRYVNPEHYQPIARLHADNYIASDRQFVLKAPPITDFIEPCRD; this is encoded by the coding sequence ATGGAATTCGACTTCGAAGAACTTGAACCACAGGGCCGCTACCGTTTGCTGACCAATTTTATCGGTCCGCGTCCTATTGCGCTTGTCACGACACGTTCGCCGGGAGGACACAACAATGCTGCTCCCATGAGCTTCTTCAATGTCTTTTCGCATGATCCAGCCATTGTTGTACTCGGTATCCAGCCGCGCCCGACCGGCGAAGAAAAGGACACTATGGTCAATATACGCCAGGCACAGGTCTTTGCCATCAATATGGTTGACCTGGCATTGTCACGGCAGATGCTGATCTGCGGCCTCGGATTCGATAGTGAAGTCGATGAACTGTCCATAGCCGGTCTCAATGCGGTCCAATGCCGAAAGATTGACGCCAGTTATGCAGAAGAGGCGCCTTGCGTTTTCGAATGCCGCGTCGAGCGCCTCATCGATTATCCGCGCCGCACCCTTGTGCTGGGTGAGGTCGTCCATATGCACGTACGACGTGACTGCCTTGATGCCGATGGACGTTACGTGAATCCCGAACACTACCAGCCAATCGCTCGCCTTCATGCTGACAATTACATCGCCTCCGATCGTCAGTTTGTCCTGAAGGCTCCTCCCATCACCGACTTTATTGAACCCTGCCGTGACTAG
- a CDS encoding GntR family transcriptional regulator produces the protein MGASTEQIVEKVWLSIAERRLRPGVQLKEEQLASIFSVSRARIRQALAALKRDGLVTIIPNRGAFVCKPSVEEARDVFFVRRTVERCVVHRLCTSISKADIKRLRDHVAKERIAIAEDSTTDIIKLSGGFHLLLAEITGSDFLFSTMRDLIARSSLITAVYRNTSSLNCGPDEHAEIVEAIAKNKPDKATDLMTHHLEHVESELDLSEVRDLSHDLRAALA, from the coding sequence ATGGGAGCTTCGACAGAGCAGATTGTCGAGAAAGTTTGGCTGTCTATTGCCGAGCGCCGGCTGCGGCCTGGCGTCCAATTGAAGGAAGAGCAGCTGGCTTCTATTTTCAGTGTCAGCCGTGCGCGCATCCGCCAGGCGCTGGCTGCTCTTAAGCGAGATGGCTTGGTCACGATCATTCCCAACCGTGGGGCTTTTGTCTGCAAGCCATCTGTCGAAGAAGCGAGAGACGTTTTTTTCGTGCGCCGCACGGTCGAGCGCTGCGTCGTGCATCGGCTCTGCACATCCATTTCCAAAGCCGATATCAAGCGCCTGCGCGATCATGTTGCGAAAGAGCGGATTGCCATTGCTGAGGATAGTACCACGGACATCATCAAGCTTTCCGGAGGCTTCCACCTTCTGCTTGCTGAGATTACTGGATCGGATTTTCTGTTCAGTACGATGCGCGACCTGATCGCGCGTAGCTCGTTGATCACCGCGGTTTACCGGAATACCAGTAGTCTTAACTGCGGCCCGGATGAACATGCTGAAATTGTCGAGGCAATTGCAAAGAACAAGCCTGACAAAGCGACTGATCTTATGACGCATCATCTGGAGCATGTGGAATCTGAGCTTGATTTAAGTGAAGTGCGCGACCTTTCACATGACCTGCGTGCTGCGCTGGCATAA
- a CDS encoding ABC transporter ATP-binding protein, with the protein MTISAQVTPALTVEGLVKIFDVSAPWLNRLVERKSRQFLHAVNDISFAVPAGGCLSIVGESGCGKSTVARLVTGLHRPSSGKLHFASGRNGARLSAQMIFQDPYASLNPRWRVKNIIAEPLRELKLRENASEINERVGELLLTVGLSPSDGDKFPHEFSGGQRQRISIARALASEPEFLVCDEPTSALDVSVQAQVLNLMRKLQDELGLTYLFISHDMSVVRHMSDRIAVMYLGRIVEEGDTEELFARPQHPYTRLLLQTIPNIVSPNRDRELSSGEVPSPLKPPSGCTFHPRCPFATARCSVEMPEVRTMTNGTRVACHLVDENAVSI; encoded by the coding sequence ATGACGATTTCAGCACAAGTAACTCCGGCGCTGACCGTCGAAGGATTAGTTAAGATATTCGACGTCTCCGCCCCTTGGCTCAACCGTTTGGTCGAACGTAAATCCCGTCAATTCCTTCATGCTGTCAATGATATTAGCTTTGCGGTTCCTGCGGGAGGCTGCCTTAGCATTGTTGGCGAGAGCGGCTGTGGCAAATCAACTGTGGCGCGGCTTGTAACAGGTCTGCACAGGCCAAGCAGCGGGAAGTTGCACTTTGCCTCGGGGCGCAATGGCGCGCGGCTGTCCGCTCAAATGATTTTCCAGGATCCCTATGCCTCGCTCAATCCGCGCTGGCGGGTCAAGAATATCATCGCTGAACCATTACGCGAGCTCAAGTTGCGCGAGAATGCCTCCGAAATCAACGAACGGGTGGGGGAGCTTTTACTTACTGTAGGACTTTCGCCGTCAGACGGAGATAAATTTCCGCACGAGTTTTCCGGCGGACAACGCCAACGTATTTCCATCGCACGCGCTCTGGCGAGCGAGCCGGAGTTCCTGGTGTGTGACGAGCCAACATCGGCCCTTGATGTTTCCGTGCAAGCGCAAGTTCTAAACCTCATGCGGAAGCTTCAGGATGAACTTGGGCTGACCTATCTCTTCATTAGTCATGATATGAGTGTTGTGCGTCATATGTCTGACCGCATCGCTGTCATGTATTTGGGGCGGATTGTCGAGGAAGGCGACACTGAAGAGCTTTTTGCGCGGCCACAACATCCATACACCCGGCTATTGCTGCAAACGATACCGAATATCGTATCGCCCAACAGAGATCGCGAACTGTCGAGTGGTGAAGTACCAAGCCCGCTCAAGCCACCGTCCGGCTGCACTTTTCATCCGCGTTGTCCATTCGCCACAGCCCGCTGTTCGGTAGAGATGCCTGAAGTGCGCACAATGACGAACGGCACCCGTGTAGCCTGTCATCTGGTTGATGAGAATGCGGTGAGTATCTAA
- a CDS encoding ABC transporter ATP-binding protein encodes MGDAQQPVVEVRGLCVEFPGRHRTVTALADVSLSVQPGEILGVVGESGAGKSMTGLAIQGLLEHPGRISAGEVWLGNRRIDTLNDRAMEQIRGREIGAIFQDPLTSLNPLFTVGAQLTETIRHHLAMSKMEAHKGAVQLLRDVGIPSPEERIDHYPHQFSGGMRQRVVIALALAASPKLIIADEPTTALDVSIQAQIICLLRRLCKEKQTAVMLVTHDMGVIAEAADRVAVMYAGRLIEIGPVEQILHAPRHPYTQGLMASIPSLGARVKKLNQIDGSMPRLDAIPDGCAFNPRCRSAGPRCVRERPELIPVGTGASACWVNAGGTA; translated from the coding sequence ATGGGTGACGCACAGCAGCCCGTCGTCGAAGTCCGCGGCCTCTGTGTAGAGTTTCCCGGGCGGCACCGGACAGTCACCGCGCTTGCGGATGTCAGCCTGTCGGTCCAGCCGGGTGAGATTCTGGGCGTGGTCGGTGAATCCGGCGCCGGCAAGTCCATGACGGGGCTCGCCATACAAGGTTTGCTCGAACATCCAGGACGGATTTCAGCCGGGGAGGTCTGGCTTGGCAACCGGCGGATCGATACGTTGAACGACCGCGCGATGGAACAAATTCGCGGACGCGAAATCGGCGCAATCTTTCAGGACCCCCTGACCTCGCTGAATCCGCTGTTTACAGTCGGTGCGCAGCTTACCGAAACCATTCGTCACCATCTGGCCATGAGCAAGATGGAAGCGCACAAGGGCGCGGTACAGTTGTTGCGTGATGTTGGTATTCCTTCACCAGAGGAGCGTATCGATCACTACCCTCATCAGTTCTCTGGCGGGATGCGCCAGCGTGTCGTTATTGCGCTGGCGCTTGCAGCTTCGCCCAAATTGATTATCGCCGACGAACCGACAACCGCGCTCGATGTCTCGATCCAGGCACAGATCATTTGTCTACTGCGGAGACTATGCAAGGAAAAGCAGACAGCGGTCATGCTTGTCACTCATGATATGGGGGTCATCGCTGAGGCGGCGGATCGGGTCGCGGTTATGTATGCCGGGCGCCTCATTGAAATTGGTCCGGTTGAGCAAATCCTTCACGCGCCACGCCATCCTTATACCCAGGGTTTGATGGCCTCAATTCCGTCGCTTGGAGCGCGCGTGAAAAAGCTCAACCAAATTGACGGTTCCATGCCACGGCTTGATGCAATTCCAGATGGCTGCGCCTTCAACCCGCGCTGCAGATCCGCTGGGCCCCGCTGTGTGCGTGAACGGCCTGAACTCATTCCAGTCGGCACCGGTGCAAGTGCTTGCTGGGTCAACGCGGGAGGGACCGCATGA
- a CDS encoding amidohydrolase family protein, which yields MEEDFTTLALGQRPGGRSLITASWVVGHKDGSHRLLPNGEVVFENGEIVFVGHRFPGEVARRIDFGNALISPGFIDLDALSDLDTTVLGIDNHPGWAKGRVWPRSYVDSGPYEMYTQEELAFQKRFAFGQLLLNGITTAAPIASLFYREWGETVAEFDAAADAAGELGLRVYLSPAYRSGGMVLERPGHLVPVFNEERGFQGLNDAVAYIERQSGRHGDLIRGMLAPDRVETSTLALLQRTDAAARDLGCKFRLHMAQGSMEVDTVRMLHGTTAPVWLAGMGLLSERLIAPHATNATQEDLTLYASHGVTIVHCPIVSGRGGSTLNSFSACRKRGINIAMGTDTSPADMLLNLLVGLITCRINDRVPDQVRSADLFDAATLGGARALGRSDLGRLSAGARADIAVFDLDDTVMAPSIDPITTLVTGGSGKVTRAVFVDGRVSMLERKVAGFDMEAARSRAQAQYDGLIAKYPERSWGHPPISEIFSPSYPIEVDAHG from the coding sequence ATCGAAGAAGATTTCACGACGCTGGCACTCGGCCAGCGACCCGGCGGGCGCTCTCTGATCACGGCAAGCTGGGTGGTCGGTCACAAGGATGGTAGCCATCGTCTTCTGCCGAATGGCGAGGTCGTGTTCGAGAACGGCGAGATTGTTTTCGTCGGGCATCGTTTCCCGGGCGAAGTGGCCCGACGGATCGACTTCGGCAATGCATTGATCAGCCCTGGTTTCATTGATCTCGACGCGCTGTCCGATCTCGATACCACCGTCCTTGGCATAGATAACCATCCAGGTTGGGCCAAAGGCCGTGTCTGGCCACGCTCCTATGTCGATTCAGGTCCTTACGAAATGTACACCCAGGAGGAATTGGCCTTCCAAAAGCGTTTTGCTTTTGGCCAGCTTCTCCTGAACGGCATCACCACTGCCGCCCCCATCGCTTCGCTCTTCTATCGCGAGTGGGGCGAAACGGTCGCTGAATTCGATGCTGCGGCGGATGCCGCCGGCGAGCTTGGCCTGCGTGTCTATTTGAGCCCTGCCTATCGTTCGGGCGGCATGGTTCTGGAGAGGCCAGGCCACCTGGTTCCGGTCTTCAACGAGGAGCGCGGCTTTCAGGGTCTCAACGATGCTGTCGCCTATATTGAGCGCCAAAGCGGGCGGCATGGCGATCTCATCCGAGGCATGCTGGCGCCGGATCGAGTCGAAACCTCGACACTTGCTTTGTTGCAGCGCACCGACGCGGCCGCTCGCGACCTTGGCTGCAAGTTCCGGCTGCACATGGCGCAAGGTTCGATGGAGGTCGATACAGTGCGAATGTTGCACGGCACCACCGCGCCAGTCTGGCTTGCAGGTATGGGCCTGCTGAGCGAACGGCTGATTGCGCCGCATGCCACCAATGCGACGCAAGAAGATCTTACGCTCTATGCGTCGCACGGCGTGACGATCGTGCACTGCCCAATTGTCTCTGGGCGCGGTGGCAGCACCCTCAACTCGTTCTCCGCCTGTCGAAAGCGTGGCATCAATATCGCTATGGGCACGGATACCAGCCCCGCCGATATGCTCCTGAACCTGTTGGTTGGTCTTATCACCTGCCGTATCAATGATCGTGTGCCGGATCAGGTGCGCTCGGCCGATCTGTTCGACGCCGCAACTCTCGGTGGGGCGCGCGCGCTCGGCCGCTCCGATCTTGGCCGTCTTTCCGCCGGTGCGAGGGCGGATATTGCCGTTTTCGACCTCGACGATACAGTGATGGCGCCCTCGATCGATCCGATTACCACCCTGGTTACCGGCGGCTCCGGCAAGGTGACGCGCGCCGTCTTTGTCGATGGTCGCGTGTCCATGCTGGAGCGCAAGGTTGCAGGTTTTGACATGGAAGCGGCGCGCTCTCGGGCCCAAGCTCAGTATGATGGGCTTATCGCTAAGTATCCCGAACGAAGCTGGGGCCATCCACCGATTTCCGAAATCTTTTCCCCCAGCTATCCGATTGAGGTAGATGCCCATGGGTGA